From one Catenuloplanes nepalensis genomic stretch:
- a CDS encoding helix-turn-helix domain-containing protein — protein sequence MASADVLLHPVRMRILQALFDTDPMTTGQLRERLPDIPPATMYRHIAVLVDAGVLEVGDERRVRGTVERSYRVSQEQGRIDPAARAAMTRDDHRRAFTTFAASLMGDFDRYLTHDDVDPHRDGVIYRQAAVWLTDEEFSAMVAEIEHAVVSRVGNTRDGGRIRRVVSLVVVPDEPTT from the coding sequence ATGGCAAGTGCGGACGTCCTGCTGCATCCGGTCCGGATGCGCATCCTGCAAGCGCTGTTCGACACCGACCCGATGACCACGGGCCAGCTGCGTGAGCGTCTGCCCGACATCCCACCTGCCACGATGTACCGCCACATCGCGGTCCTGGTCGACGCGGGCGTTCTGGAGGTGGGGGACGAGAGGCGGGTCCGCGGCACCGTGGAACGCAGCTACCGGGTGAGCCAGGAGCAGGGCAGAATCGATCCCGCGGCCCGGGCTGCGATGACCCGCGACGACCACCGGCGGGCATTCACCACGTTCGCGGCATCGTTGATGGGCGACTTCGACCGCTACCTCACCCACGACGACGTCGACCCGCACCGCGACGGCGTGATCTACCGGCAGGCCGCGGTGTGGCTGACCGACGAGGAGTTCTCCGCGATGGTCGCCGAGATCGAGCACGCGGTCGTCTCACGGGTCGGCAATACCCGCGACGGCGGCCGGATCCGCCGCGTCGTCAGCCTCGTCGTCGTACCCGACGAACCAACGACGTGA
- a CDS encoding nucleotidyltransferase family protein has translation MSHVAGLLLAAGAGRRYGMPKALVPFDGELLADRAARLLAEAGCDSVLVVLGAAAGEVRTRAALTGADVIVNDDWPIGMGSSLRAGLTALAARPEVDAAVVLLVDLPGMTAAGVARLVAVAGRDALAMGGYGDHAGHPVLLGRDHWAGVATLADGDVGARPYLRAHRDRVRVVPVGDVASDEDLDVPIVSGAQNDDQSAS, from the coding sequence GTGAGCCACGTCGCAGGACTCCTGCTCGCCGCGGGCGCGGGCCGCCGCTACGGCATGCCGAAGGCGCTCGTCCCGTTCGACGGCGAGCTGCTCGCCGACCGCGCCGCCCGGCTCCTGGCCGAGGCCGGCTGCGACTCCGTGCTGGTCGTGCTGGGCGCCGCCGCCGGCGAGGTGCGCACCCGAGCCGCATTGACCGGCGCGGACGTGATCGTCAACGACGACTGGCCGATCGGCATGGGCTCGTCGCTGCGCGCCGGGCTGACCGCGCTCGCCGCCCGCCCCGAGGTGGACGCGGCCGTGGTGCTGCTGGTCGACCTGCCCGGCATGACCGCGGCCGGGGTGGCCCGCCTGGTGGCGGTGGCCGGCCGCGACGCGCTGGCGATGGGCGGTTACGGCGACCATGCCGGCCACCCGGTCCTGCTCGGCCGCGACCACTGGGCCGGCGTGGCCACGCTCGCCGACGGCGACGTCGGCGCCCGGCCCTACCTGCGGGCGCATCGCGACCGGGTGCGCGTGGTGCCGGTCGGGGACGTGGCGTCGGACGAGGACCTGGACGTCCCGATCGTTTCCGGCGCGCAAAATGACGATCAAAGTGCTTCATGA
- a CDS encoding M28 family metallopeptidase, with the protein MDASAARSDALVARPAAVLAAPDISVAAVKAHLTQLQSIATANGGNRAHGRPGYLASVNYVKGRLDAAGFTTVVQSFTYGGATGYNLIADWPGGDVNDVLMTGAHLDSVTAGPGINDNGTGSAAILETALAVAAQDLTPGRHLRFAWWGAEEQGLRGSTHYVNSLTAAARAQITGYLNFDMVGSPNPGYFVYDGDNSDGTGSGPGPAGSAVIESVIEGYFAGIGVPTRGTDFDGRSDYGPFIARGIPAGGTFTGAEGTKTSAQAALWGGTAGARFDPCYHAACDTTSNVDDTALDRNSDAIAHTVWTLSAGSGGGPGTPVWADGFETATGWTVNPSAADTATSGGWERGTPGATSSGTATQLTARTGTYDLVTGAAAGSSAGANDVDGGITSVRSPAITLPSSGTLTLSFAYYLAHLNNASSGDYLRVRVVGTTTGTVLTVSGAASNRAASWSTASADVSAFAGQSVRILVDAADASTASLVEAAIDDVVITQS; encoded by the coding sequence CTGGATGCGTCCGCCGCCCGGTCTGACGCGCTCGTCGCTCGGCCGGCCGCGGTTCTGGCGGCGCCGGACATCAGCGTAGCCGCGGTCAAGGCGCACCTGACCCAGCTGCAGTCGATCGCGACCGCCAACGGCGGGAATCGCGCGCACGGCCGGCCGGGCTACCTGGCCTCGGTCAACTACGTGAAGGGCCGGCTGGACGCGGCCGGGTTCACCACGGTCGTGCAGTCGTTCACCTACGGCGGCGCCACCGGCTACAACCTGATCGCGGACTGGCCCGGCGGCGACGTGAACGACGTGCTGATGACCGGCGCGCACCTGGACAGCGTGACCGCGGGGCCCGGCATCAACGACAACGGCACCGGCTCGGCCGCGATCCTGGAGACCGCGCTCGCGGTCGCCGCGCAGGACCTCACGCCCGGCCGGCACCTGCGGTTCGCCTGGTGGGGCGCGGAGGAGCAGGGGCTGCGCGGCTCGACCCACTACGTGAACAGCCTGACCGCGGCCGCGCGGGCGCAGATCACCGGCTACCTCAACTTCGACATGGTCGGCTCGCCGAACCCGGGCTACTTCGTCTACGACGGCGACAACTCCGACGGGACCGGCTCGGGCCCGGGCCCGGCCGGCAGCGCGGTGATCGAGTCGGTGATCGAGGGCTACTTCGCCGGGATCGGCGTGCCAACCCGCGGCACGGACTTCGACGGGCGCAGCGACTACGGGCCGTTCATCGCGCGCGGCATTCCCGCCGGGGGCACGTTCACCGGTGCTGAGGGCACGAAGACCAGCGCGCAGGCCGCGCTCTGGGGCGGCACGGCCGGTGCCCGCTTCGACCCGTGCTACCACGCGGCGTGCGACACCACCAGCAACGTCGACGACACCGCGCTGGACCGGAACTCGGACGCGATCGCGCACACGGTCTGGACCCTGTCGGCCGGCAGCGGCGGCGGACCGGGCACCCCGGTGTGGGCGGACGGCTTCGAGACCGCGACCGGGTGGACCGTGAACCCGTCCGCGGCCGACACCGCCACGTCCGGTGGGTGGGAGCGCGGCACGCCCGGCGCCACCAGCTCCGGCACGGCCACCCAGCTGACCGCGCGCACCGGAACGTACGACCTGGTCACCGGCGCGGCGGCGGGAAGCAGCGCGGGCGCGAACGACGTGGACGGCGGCATCACCAGCGTGCGGTCACCGGCGATCACGCTGCCGTCGTCCGGCACGCTCACGCTGTCGTTCGCGTACTACCTGGCGCACCTGAACAACGCCTCCAGCGGTGACTACCTGCGGGTCCGGGTGGTGGGCACGACGACCGGCACGGTGCTCACGGTCAGCGGCGCCGCGTCGAACCGGGCCGCGTCCTGGTCGACCGCGAGCGCGGACGTCTCCGCGTTCGCGGGCCAGTCCGTGCGGATCCTGGTTGACGCCGCGGACGCGTCCACGGCCAGCCTGGTCGAGGCCGCGATCGACGATGTGGTGATCACACAAAGTTGA
- a CDS encoding pectate lyase, whose protein sequence is MTGAVRRKLIIAAVAVLGVGAAVATTTLASAETPPATGEQVVTESIQVDGVFDGENRRFTGGGALGGGGQEEGQDALFELADGATLTNVILGDPAADGVHCAGSCTLRNVFWENVGEDAATFRGENATVVIEGGSAAGAEDKVFQDNRGAGGSVTIRDFEVSDFGKLYRSCGNCSTQAPRIVTMENITATAPGDTLAGVNANLGDRLTIDGATIVGGEISLCDLFEGNDTGDEPEKIGEGPDGETCVASGVVQR, encoded by the coding sequence ATGACGGGTGCAGTGCGGCGGAAGCTGATCATTGCGGCGGTGGCCGTGCTCGGGGTGGGTGCCGCGGTGGCGACCACGACGCTGGCCTCGGCGGAGACGCCACCGGCCACCGGCGAGCAGGTGGTGACCGAGTCCATCCAGGTCGACGGCGTGTTCGACGGCGAGAACCGGCGCTTCACCGGCGGCGGCGCGCTCGGCGGCGGCGGTCAGGAGGAGGGCCAGGACGCGCTCTTCGAGCTGGCCGACGGCGCCACGCTGACCAACGTGATCCTCGGCGACCCGGCCGCGGACGGCGTGCACTGCGCCGGGAGTTGCACGCTGCGCAACGTGTTCTGGGAGAACGTGGGCGAGGACGCGGCCACGTTCCGCGGCGAGAACGCGACCGTGGTGATCGAGGGCGGCAGTGCGGCCGGCGCGGAGGACAAGGTCTTCCAGGACAACCGGGGCGCGGGCGGATCCGTCACGATCCGGGACTTCGAGGTGTCCGACTTCGGCAAGCTCTACCGCTCGTGCGGTAACTGCTCGACGCAGGCGCCGCGCATCGTGACGATGGAGAACATCACGGCGACCGCGCCGGGCGACACGCTGGCCGGCGTCAACGCGAACCTGGGCGACCGGCTGACCATCGACGGCGCCACGATCGTCGGCGGCGAGATCTCGCTCTGCGACCTGTTCGAGGGCAACGACACCGGTGACGAGCCGGAGAAGATCGGCGAGGGCCCGGACGGCGAGACCTGCGTGGCGTCCGGCGTCGTACAGCGGTGA
- a CDS encoding CPBP family intramembrane glutamic endopeptidase, which translates to MTTPSPVRRRSGLALFWAVTFTTTLACWLTAIAIGGEPTSFPTAIPYLLGGFGPVFGAIAVRILRARRREPVPDHTVRLWQGGRLLWALPLLVLTVATVAGAALLAAALGGPAVDLTEGRDLIATAGGPVPFLISMLIAGPIAEEPGWRGTAYPRLRATMSRLQTGLVLGAVWAVWHLPLFFITGTVQNELGLFSWSGLLFTLSVFPMALLTGFAYESAGIIASIAVHFGVNTTMALLTVKSPATQAAVLVVQIVVAAVLLASWRGRSATGLPTRAGHPDRALDGAVI; encoded by the coding sequence GTGACCACCCCCTCCCCGGTACGCCGGCGTAGCGGCCTCGCGCTCTTCTGGGCCGTCACGTTCACCACCACCCTGGCGTGCTGGCTCACCGCGATCGCCATCGGCGGCGAGCCGACGAGCTTCCCCACCGCCATCCCGTACCTGCTCGGCGGCTTCGGCCCGGTGTTCGGCGCCATCGCGGTCCGGATCCTGCGGGCCCGCCGCCGCGAACCCGTCCCCGACCACACCGTGCGGCTGTGGCAGGGCGGACGGCTGCTGTGGGCGCTGCCACTCCTCGTCCTGACGGTGGCGACCGTGGCGGGTGCCGCACTGCTCGCGGCCGCCCTGGGCGGTCCCGCGGTGGACCTGACCGAGGGCCGCGACCTCATCGCCACGGCCGGTGGACCGGTGCCGTTTCTGATCAGCATGCTCATCGCCGGGCCGATCGCCGAAGAACCAGGATGGCGCGGTACGGCCTACCCACGGCTGCGCGCCACGATGAGCCGTCTCCAGACGGGTCTCGTGCTCGGCGCCGTCTGGGCGGTCTGGCACCTGCCGCTGTTCTTCATCACCGGCACCGTGCAGAACGAACTCGGTCTGTTCAGCTGGAGCGGGCTGCTGTTCACCCTCAGTGTCTTCCCGATGGCCCTGCTGACCGGGTTCGCGTACGAGTCGGCCGGCATCATCGCGTCGATCGCGGTCCACTTCGGCGTCAACACCACGATGGCGCTGCTGACCGTCAAGTCACCCGCGACCCAGGCAGCCGTACTCGTGGTCCAGATCGTCGTGGCGGCCGTGCTCCTGGCCTCCTGGCGTGGCCGTTCCGCGACCGGCCTGCCCACTCGGGCGGGCCACCCGGACCGCGCGCTGGACGGTGCGGTGATATGA
- the uraH gene encoding hydroxyisourate hydrolase, translated as MIEYASISTHILDTVSGEPARGVYVRLERRDADGWSMIAEGHTDDDGRLREWAPINAWQAGGYRLVFYVEPYLGGAAFFPEITVAFHVHDPKRHYHVPLLLSPYGYTTYRGS; from the coding sequence ATGATCGAGTACGCGAGCATCTCCACGCACATCCTGGACACGGTCTCGGGTGAGCCGGCCCGCGGCGTCTACGTGCGGCTCGAACGGCGCGACGCGGACGGCTGGTCCATGATCGCGGAGGGGCACACGGACGACGACGGGCGGCTGCGCGAGTGGGCGCCGATCAACGCGTGGCAGGCGGGCGGCTACCGGCTGGTCTTCTACGTCGAGCCGTACCTGGGCGGGGCCGCGTTCTTCCCGGAGATCACGGTCGCGTTCCACGTCCACGACCCGAAGCGGCACTACCACGTGCCTCTGCTGCTCAGCCCGTACGGATACACCACCTATCGAGGGAGCTGA
- the uraD gene encoding 2-oxo-4-hydroxy-4-carboxy-5-ureidoimidazoline decarboxylase, with product MTLADLNAVPEERARAELRTCCASTRWVTEVAARRPYPRIDALVNVSDAALAVLSWDDVLEALAAHPRIGQRVTGGDRESAWSRREQSGMDTAGDDVRAALAEANAAYEARFGHVFLIFASGRSDVEMLAAARERLANDEATERRVVHGELTKIVRLRLERLFG from the coding sequence GTGACGCTCGCCGACCTGAACGCGGTCCCGGAGGAACGGGCGCGCGCGGAGCTGCGCACCTGCTGCGCCTCGACCCGGTGGGTGACCGAGGTGGCCGCGCGCCGGCCGTACCCGCGGATTGATGCCCTGGTCAACGTGAGCGACGCCGCGCTGGCCGTGCTGAGCTGGGACGACGTGCTGGAGGCGCTGGCCGCGCACCCGCGGATCGGGCAGCGCGTCACCGGCGGCGACCGGGAGAGTGCCTGGTCGCGACGTGAACAGTCCGGCATGGACACCGCCGGCGACGACGTGCGCGCCGCGCTGGCCGAGGCGAACGCGGCCTACGAGGCACGCTTCGGGCACGTGTTCCTGATCTTCGCGAGCGGCCGGTCCGACGTGGAGATGCTGGCCGCGGCGCGGGAGCGGCTCGCCAACGACGAGGCGACCGAGCGGCGCGTGGTGCACGGCGAGCTGACGAAGATCGTGCGGCTGCGGCTGGAGAGGCTGTTCGGATGA
- a CDS encoding alpha/beta hydrolase family protein: protein MPEVEMTAEAHDGLLLAGTLTRPGGPGPHPAVLLLHGSGPLDRDGNTRRQRLELGPPLAAVLAQHGIATLRYDRRGVGATPGDWRAAGFIDTRRDAAAALRALAARPDIQADAVGVVGHSEGAVHAMALGAQSPGAGPAVAAVVLLAGFARTGEDALRRQAEMIAGSLPTPARKPLLALFTRYLARVKATSTDVARVAGVRVNARWMRELLAHDPRPDLANIRVPVLAVTGGNDIQVDPADLDDIHRLVPGRAEIHRVGDLTHLLRGDPGPASLLTYSRQLRRPVDPELLTRIAAWLTARLHTSVKGTTS from the coding sequence ATGCCGGAAGTCGAGATGACGGCCGAGGCGCACGACGGGCTGCTCCTGGCCGGCACGCTGACCCGGCCCGGCGGGCCCGGCCCGCACCCGGCCGTCCTACTGCTGCACGGCTCCGGCCCGCTGGACCGCGACGGCAACACCCGCCGGCAACGGCTGGAACTCGGCCCGCCGCTCGCGGCCGTGCTCGCGCAGCACGGCATCGCGACGTTGCGGTACGACCGGCGCGGTGTCGGCGCCACGCCCGGAGACTGGCGAGCGGCCGGATTCATCGACACGCGCCGCGACGCCGCCGCCGCGCTACGGGCCCTCGCGGCCCGGCCCGACATCCAGGCCGACGCCGTCGGTGTCGTCGGGCACAGCGAGGGTGCCGTCCATGCCATGGCGCTCGGCGCACAGTCCCCGGGTGCGGGTCCGGCGGTCGCGGCGGTGGTGCTGCTGGCCGGATTCGCCCGCACCGGCGAGGACGCGCTCCGCCGCCAGGCGGAGATGATCGCCGGCAGTCTGCCCACGCCGGCGCGAAAGCCGCTGCTGGCTCTGTTCACGCGGTATCTCGCGCGGGTCAAGGCGACCAGCACCGACGTCGCCCGCGTCGCCGGCGTGCGGGTCAACGCCCGCTGGATGCGCGAGCTGCTCGCCCACGATCCACGGCCGGACCTGGCGAACATCCGCGTCCCCGTCCTGGCCGTCACCGGCGGCAACGACATCCAGGTCGACCCTGCGGACCTGGACGACATCCATCGCCTCGTACCGGGCCGAGCGGAGATCCACCGCGTCGGCGACCTGACCCACCTGCTGCGCGGCGACCCCGGCCCGGCCTCGCTGCTCACCTACTCCCGGCAGCTGCGCCGGCCGGTCGACCCCGAACTGCTCACCCGGATCGCCGCATGGCTCACCGCCCGGCTCCACACCTCCGTGAAAGGAACGACCTCGTGA
- the pucL gene encoding factor-independent urate hydroxylase yields MGIVLGPNRYGKAETRVVRVSRAADGTHALTDLNVSVALSGDLVDTHLTGDNANVLPTDTQKNTVYAFAKQHGIASPEAFGLLLARHFTASQETITGARVEIEEYPWNRLGPHSFSREGSLVRTASVRISSSGPASGPASAPAPAPASAPASESASAPAEVFGGLTGLTLLNSTDSEFTGFIVDDYTTLAETSDRILATAVDARWRFSSLPADFNAVFGAARDAMIAAFAGTYSYSLQQTLFAMGKAVLEACPDLAEIRLRLPNKHHFAVDCTPFGLDAAPEVFHADDRPYGLIEGTVLREG; encoded by the coding sequence GTGGGGATCGTGCTCGGGCCGAACCGGTACGGCAAGGCGGAGACGCGGGTCGTGCGCGTCTCCCGGGCCGCGGACGGCACCCACGCGCTCACCGACCTGAACGTGAGCGTCGCGCTCTCCGGCGACCTCGTCGACACGCACCTGACCGGCGACAACGCCAACGTGCTGCCGACCGACACGCAGAAGAACACGGTGTACGCGTTCGCGAAGCAGCACGGCATCGCGTCGCCGGAGGCGTTCGGGCTGCTGCTGGCCCGGCACTTCACCGCGTCACAGGAGACGATCACGGGCGCGCGGGTGGAGATCGAGGAGTACCCGTGGAACCGGCTCGGGCCGCACTCGTTCTCCCGCGAGGGCTCGCTGGTGCGCACCGCCTCGGTGCGGATCTCCTCCTCGGGTCCGGCTTCGGGTCCGGCGTCGGCTCCGGCTCCGGCTCCGGCTTCGGCTCCGGCTTCGGAATCGGCGTCGGCTCCGGCGGAGGTCTTCGGTGGGCTGACCGGGCTGACGCTGCTCAACTCGACCGATTCGGAGTTCACCGGGTTCATCGTGGACGACTACACCACGCTGGCCGAGACGTCGGACCGGATCCTGGCGACCGCGGTGGACGCCCGGTGGCGGTTCTCGTCCCTGCCGGCGGACTTCAACGCGGTCTTCGGCGCCGCCCGGGACGCGATGATCGCCGCGTTCGCCGGTACCTACAGCTACTCGCTGCAACAGACGCTCTTCGCCATGGGCAAGGCCGTGCTGGAGGCCTGCCCCGACCTCGCGGAGATTCGGCTGCGCCTGCCGAACAAGCACCACTTCGCCGTGGACTGCACCCCGTTCGGGCTGGACGCGGCGCCCGAGGTGTTCCACGCGGACGACCGTCCGTACGGCCTGATCGAGGGCACTGTCCTCCGGGAGGGCTAG